ATGCAATATGTGGGTTCACTAATTTGGGTGGATGGTTGAAAAAAAAGGTGGAAAATTTCTGGTGGAGATGCAATATGTAGGTTCACTAATTTGGGGTTGATCGCAGAGTCGAGAGATTATAGAGAATGAATTTTCTGAGATTCGTGATCAACCACAAAACATGCGCAATCATCTGAGAACATTTCGCAGTTGATCCTGAATTTCAAAAACATTCAGGATTGACCTTAAAAAATTCATATCAACagcaagaataaataaataaataaatttacgaTTGATCACAAAAAAATCATGATCAACCATGAAAAATTCATGATCAACCCCACAAAAGTCATGATTGATGATCGCCTATGTTTCGTACTTGATCGCAAATCTCAAATCTGACTTTGCAATCAACACAAAATTCAGGATCTACAGCCTTTCAACTTTGCGATCAAACCCTAAATTGAGGATCAACCTACAAACTGTACATCTACCAaaatttctccattttttcaacATTCCCCCATTAAAACATGTTTAAATCTACGACATTGTTAACCCTAAGTCAAATCCAAAACGAAGcacaaaaataacaaatatatatatatatatatatatatatatagagagagagagaggcatgctcacctcgcacctacgcacgtgcgcaccttcgcacacgtgtcatgggtgtcgaatccgaacggtccataagatgcggaatctcatgaaacctcagggggtgaattttcaccttgatctaagatttggtgggccatagcaaagagaaattcaaatcaaaggaagaaactatttgcatttttcatggcccaccgaagttttggttcaaagtaaaaattggtaccaaggggtttcaagaggttctgcttcatgtggaccgttcagatttttgagactcatcagatatgatgagttctcaaaaaagttcatatgtAGTCCATGCGAACTGGTTTgcaggtgagcgttccgctatatatatatatatatatatatatatatatatatatatatatatatatatatatatatatatattcttagcCGATTATGCCAACTTTCCTCCAGTGAAGAagcactaaaaaataaaaatatctatgCTCCGAACGAAGCTCTTCCAAGATAGGCTTTTTCACAGGTGAAACATTAAAGATTGCTATAAAGAGTAGCCGGAAGCACAAAAGATAACCGAAGAGCGCGGAAGATGAATAGCAACTTTGAATGTGTGAAACGATGATCGGCCAGGGACCCtgacggtaagggtaacacccgatACCGCACGTGGAGGTGTAAAGACCGTAAGTTTTTCAAGGGggcagattaggtgttactggGGTAATACTCATtaaggtgttacccttaccatagggcccaccttgatgatgtgctgtatatccatgtggtccatccgtttttccataccATTATAGGACGtcgtcccaaaaattaagcatatccaaatctcgggcggaacacaccacaggaaacagtgattgaacgcctaccattaaaaacttccctggGCCCACCGCAAGCAGAtccgtaatgcttattttccatccaaccatttgataaggtcaagcagacccgaatgaagggaaaatacaaagatcaccttgagccaaaacttttgtggccttcaaaaaaggttttaatggtcattcaccatctTTTCCAGTggcgtggtccaccagagatctgAATCTGCTTAATGTTTGGCACCACCTAAgatgggctggaaaaatggatgggcggagtggatatacaacacattcatcaatgtaggcccccacatagtaagggtaacacccactaaggtgttacccgggtaacgcGTAATCCACTCCCATTTTTAAAAGGGGGGTATGTTTTGTGAGTCCCATGGTACCCCGGGTGATTTGATGAAAAACCCTAAGAGGAACAAAGACTTTTAATTCCAAacgactaaaaaataaaaataaaaaatagaagagaaaaaatagaagagaaaaaatagaaaatactgTTGTGATGTCTGTGTGatgtccactccatccatttgttatTCTTAGCTCATGCTACATTGTGAGCCCATAAATAaagaagattcaaaactcaagtgagacaAACTATAAGAAAAAGTGGTATTGGGGCCTGATCCACATCCTCTGGAGGGCACATCTTGAGAAAACATCTTCTAATTAAAACTAGATACATCTAATATTTTCTCATAACTTCTTATCTCTTTCGACTATGAATATTAGTTATAAAGAGGGCCGACTCTTTTACGAAGATATCACATCAGGTATTCATAAGGAGTTACGTAAGCCAAATGGCAACAGTGGGAACCGTTACATTATGGAAAAATGGCCCATAACAGTCCATTATGGGACTGATtcccttttttttatttcttcctttctttttgaaTGGCCGTAAcccatatcataacggtaattacagtggccattatggccaccgttaccgttattgaTTTAACAGCCCTTCATTGCGGTGGGGGGGTTGTGCACAACTCATCGTATGAAACAAAATGGCATATCATTTGAAAACAATGCAATTTGTGGAGaatttggccaaaaaaaaaaagggacatgCAGACAGGAAGGCTGCAGTGTTTGAAATTGAGAAAGAACTCACCTCCAGCAAGCTTGAATTCAACGATTCTGCTTTTGTAgctgagatttaaaaaaaaaaaaaaaaaaaaaaaaaaaaccagaaaccAACTACTCTCAGAAAACTAAAGATTCCATATGTACAGTAGAAGCCAGTAGGAGGACGAAgggcttcatgtgcttcaaataaCTCCAATTTCTTTATCTGATGCAAACATTGATTGGTGTCAAGCAACCAGAAATGGAAACAAGGCAGCACTGATACTGGATGCATTCGAGTTGCCGCTAAGGATTTGATTGACTCTCCAGATGTTTGCTTTCTGAGTGATGGAGGCCCACTGTATCTTTTAGGACATGATGACCCTCTGACAATGCTGTGGATACGATCTCTCCAGCATCCGTCGCATCGAAGTCTGACACAGGCCGATCCTCCCGAATAGGTTCCATTCTTGGGCTGTTAAGCCCTCTTGATGAATAACCATGGCCTGCATACAAACAGCTGTATGAATGCGAGTCAAAAGTATCGGAACTATAAGGGGAGCGGGCTGCCGCACTGAACATGGGCGGCATTATTCGTTTCCTTTCGGGAGAGTCTCGCAGTGAGATTCTACAAATGGGGCATGTCGAATGCTGTTGTAGCCATATGTCTATGCATGTGACATGGAAAGCATGCCCACAATAAGGTAGGACACGCATTATGTCTTTCTCTTGGTATTCAGTAAGGCATACGGCGCACCTGCCAAAAGATGGAAAAAGTCGCATAAGCATGtagctgaaatgtttattttgttTATCCATAGTTCCaaaacttaaaatttaaaattttaaaaaaaaaaaaaaaaaacccagcttGTCTCTCTTCACAAAGGTGAGAGCATATAACCGTTCTTGTAGAATACTTCACAAAGGTGCAAGCATTGCCAAAAGAGAATAAAACCACGGAGTGGAAGAAATGTCACCATGGCAAATCAAGCTGTTGATGCTTGTTTTAGACTGTATAGTACCTTCTAGAGCTTGCATATCCACTGCCAAACCTATTCCAATCACGGTAAAAaagccaaaaaacaaaaaaaaaaaaaaaacaaactccgCGACTCAGACCGACTAGTCCTGTCTTGAGTCGAGTCGGGTTTGAATCAGCCCAAATCCCCTGAGTCAGGGGTGACTCGTCTGTGTGGCTTGTTATGTCAAATCGGATCAAGTCCAAGTTGACTCAAACAAGGTGCATGAGACCCATCTGAGACTTAAAACCATATTCTAATTCTGACAGCCCAAACTCAAATCATGGAGATCTCCATAAAGTTGGGCCAAAAGATCCCAATTTAAGATAAATTCATGAGGAAGCGGTCTCTCTTTAGGATCCACTCCAACATCTAGATATTGGTTAATCCAAAAAGACAAATGTACTTGGTGTCCTGCCCAAGAAAGAGACCCAAGTCCCAATAACCCCAATAAGTGGTGATTCAACATAGATTCTATATTTTGAAACCAAAACAATTATGAAGCAGATTTGTGATAATGGAACTTGCAAAAGCATTAACGCTACAAAAACCAATGCACCAGTTGCGGTACAATAGAGTTGGAATTCACTAATtattctaatgcaggggcattttcacaccgggctcgagtggggtggcctgtgggatgcaaggcacactcggggtagggggcccgtggaaaccatgtgatttggggcccatgtgaggcgggtggcttgtgtgaggaggaacccatgtgatttggggcccacgagggggcggaacccatggatttggtgaaagtacccttgtttgtcaatatatgtaTAAGTTGAGTCATGGAGTCAAGTGAGCCTCATATGAAGATTACAAGACCAAAGACTCACCAAgttgaagaagttcgagtgcGCTACATAGGTATattaagcctcacttccctaaccaaaccctagCAGCTAAATGTCCccttaaaatagtctaaagttGCCCAAAACCATATTTGCAAAACCCTTAGTACGCTTAGATTTAGGGTTAATTTAAAGTTTGTGGAGAATGAACCAATTGGCAAAATTCATGTTCTGTCGATTGCAATCGAAGTGCAATCAAGCATATTCGATGGTATCAAATaactattcgatggcatcgaaacaatGGCCTaacagtccagcaaccaaactgtgAAAATCCTGAATATATTATATGGATTCAAAggaagttcgatggcatcgaaacttaagtttcgatggcatcaaacccacttcgatgacatcaatataTGGCCATTTATCTCCAGCATGCTTTGAAAACTCAAAGTatattcgatgcaatcgaacctctttcgatggcattgaagttatcgatggcatcgaaatttcGACCAGTTTGTCCAacaagctttcaaggaaaatccgaTAATTCTTGATGGCGTCAGAAGTTTGATCGATGATTTTGAAATATGGACAAAACTATCCAGAGAGTTTTCACAGGAAAATCAAGTTATTCACGATGGCATCGAAAggctgttcgatggcatcgaaaaagtgcTCAAAACTGTCTAGCAACCAAAGCTTATTTTCCAAGGAaaatttcaatggcatcgaaggatgcTCGATGGCATCGGACAGAATCTATCCAGCACCTATTTGAAAATCTTGGTGTAGGaaatcgatggcatcgacaacgaCAGATTTTTGCccgtttttttaccgttgggattgGACTTTATATAACACTTGGGTTGCTTCTTGGGTTTTTGAGCGAGCTTTGAGATAGTGATTGCTATAGTTAATACCCTTTCTCTCAAGCCCTCTTTCccataggagttcatcattcaatccatggctTAAAGGCATTTATTGGTGTATTCATAGcctggattgaattatgaactccaGCCTTCATTAATCATCCAGCAACACTCTTTAATggaaaatctcgatgacatcgagccatctttcgatgaaatcgaacgtcactttgatggcatcgaaggatgcttgatggcatcgaacagaaTTTGTCCAGCACCTATTTGAAAATCTTGGTGTAGgaagtcgatggcatcgaagaaggttcgatgacatcaaaggaaacttcgatggcatcaaagacctttcgatggcatcgacaacgacaaatttctgccctttttttaccattgggattgGACTTTATATATCACTTGGGTTTTTGAGCGAGCATTGAGATAGTGATTGCTATAGTTAATACCCTTTCTCTCAAGCCCTCTTTCTCATAAAAGTTGAtcattcaatccatgacttaaaGGCATTTATTGGTATATTCATAGCCTGTATTGAACTATGAACTCTAGCCTTTATTGATCATTCAGCAGCACtctttaatggaaaatcattatgctaggatccttgaatgcttaGCTTTTGAGAATCTTCTCTAGCTCTTAAAGATCCATCATTAACTAAAGTAGATcgaaccaaaccctaacccaacaACCTCGGTGTCCTTGATTGGAGCATCTACAAgcggttgcggttcaagggagttgaagactcttcatcaagagGAAGATCCTCATCAACATGTGATAAAACAGGGCTCATTCACTAACAACTAAGTTCTAGAGTCCATTGTGTCTGAAGctttttccttgtgtaggattaggatTCAGAGTTTAGTTCTACAAACTCGCTAAGACCCTTCGTAGGCCTCTAACGGGAGAATACGTgtattgtccttgtgtaggacctattgccttgtgtaggcaatgTTAgtagccttgtgtaggcactttaggttgtcttgtgtaggcacctaGAAAACCTTGTAtaagttgtgaaggtttatggttaacttgatttaaaactattgGTTAGCGAAATCCGGtgtactcatgggttgagtgcgtacACCGGGAGTgtaggcacatagccaaaccaatatatatatatatatatatcgatgtGTTTGAGATGCTTGATCTTACTTGTGTTTGCAATGATTCATGCTATGTTTAATTTCCGCACACAAGATGTTTGATAAAAATGCAGCTTTCATATATTTCACTATCTTATCTTTTGATTGTGCTTGCTTGTCAATTAATCCTACTTACTAGTGCTTAGAAGGTAATATTTGCATTAATTAAGTAGGATTGacatttttgaaaagtcctattcacccccctctaggactcttggaCATAATTCCAAACTTCACGAGTAGCggtttaccgcaatttcatttggagcccacaaggagggttcggccgaggacctaaaccatggatgtggggcctaggctatgagataaaaggattaattcatcAGGTTCTATtagttcgaacttttagagcaagtggttaattgtcctgcatcatattcTAGATGCTCGCCAAATCTAAAGAAAAACAAAGGTTATTCATATCGAATATTCTGTATCTGcagacagtgttttaaatagctacgctatgAAGCGTGTAGCTGAcgctacgtagctcatgaaaatagctcaagTCATGGGTAGGCTACGCTATATGATTAATTTGCATATGATACATGCCACGTTGCTTATATTATGTTATTTTCcattacaacattaaaatcaattaatattttcgatgatttgttacatttttccatttttatttttaaaaaaaaagttaatcttttcaatgcttttagtaaaataatataagtattaaatcagtttctttttttctttttttacctttatacttaatcattgcacCTTCCTATAACTTCAGGTTATACCAAATACCATGaatttttgttaaatttcattattaataagTCTAAtgtggtgcaaaatatcatgaaattggtgcaaccaagcacaacattggattaaaaactagaaatagcgtgtagcataactTATGCTTCATGCTTTAGAGGAGTGAACGCTAAGCTACACAccattcactatttaaaacattgtcagCGGATACTGAGTATATCAATATTAATTAGATTGCTCTAGCTTCTGAGTTTCTTCGAATCCTTCAGGTTGCTCCCTATACACTTTTTTAATCAATATGGTTTAAGAATGAATCGTTCACATCATGGGTACAAGCAACCTTGACCATGTGACAATTCTTAAGTTTGGCAACTGGTGAGACTAAGTTCAGGCTAGGGTCAGGCCAGGGAACGCTAAGCTACACAccattcactatttaaaacattgtcagCGAATACTGAGTATATCAATATTAATTAGATTGCTCTAGCTTCTGAGTTTCTTCGAATCCTTCAGGTTGCTCCCTATACACTTTTTTAATCAATATGGTTTAAGAATGCATCGTTCACATCATGGGTACAAGCAACCTTGACCATGTGACAATTCTTAAGTTTGGCAGCTGGTGAGACTAGGTTCAGGCTAGGGTCAGGCCAGGGATGACCCTAGCCTGGCCCTAGTCCCCAAAGCCCTATAGCTCACTCATCCATGGCCCTAATCAGGCTTGAACCCTGCCTTACAAGATTGAGTTGGGTCAGGGTCAGCCCTATAAGAAAACAATTTTAATGATCAAAGGTTTAACAAGGTCTAATCAAACAATATTTTTAAGTATCCTCCATCTAGGATGAGTCACATCATATAAATAGTTTAGATCATGGACACATGACTAGGATCCAACAAGTGTCTTTAAACTACACATGTATGATGAATGAGAATCACTAACAAGTtttcaaaccatccatttt
This region of Magnolia sinica isolate HGM2019 chromosome 1, MsV1, whole genome shotgun sequence genomic DNA includes:
- the LOC131251448 gene encoding RING-H2 finger protein ATL8-like; the protein is MVASGINLVMTVIGFAVSTMFIVFVCTRLVCARIQLTAARLSFPIATRSDLSLLERGLHGLEPVVVATFPTKKFSEELFSYGEDTQCAVCLTEYQEKDIMRVLPYCGHAFHVTCIDIWLQQHSTCPICRISLRDSPERKRIMPPMFSAAARSPYSSDTFDSHSYSCLYAGHGYSSRGLNSPRMEPIREDRPVSDFDATDAGEIVSTALSEGHHVLKDTVGLHHSESKHLESQSNP